ACCGCCCGAAGCCTCTCGGAGTTCCACGGCAAGATCGTGGTGCTCGAATGGTGGAATCCGGACTGCCCCTTTGTCAAACGGCATTACGGTGGGGCGATGCAGCGACTGCAGGACACCTACACCGCGCGGGGCGTCATCTGGCTGATGATCAATTCCTCGGCTCCAGGCAAACAAGGCCGCCTCGCGCCGGAGGCGGCCAACACCTATGCGGCGACCCATGGGGTGAAGGCGACGGCCATGCTCTTGGACCCTGACGGCGCGGCCGGCCGGTTGTACGGCGCAAAGACGACCCCGCACATGTTCATCATCGATCCTCAAGGGACGCTCGCCTATGCCGGCGCCATCGACGATCATCCGGCCGTCGATCCGTCGGATCCTCCGCCGGCGTCCAATTATGTGACGCAATCCCTTGAGGCGCTGCTTGCTGGCCGGCCGATTCCAGTGAGGACGACCACCTCGTATGGCTGTTCGGTCAAATACTAACGACTCGGAGGTCACGATGCTCGACACGACGCTGGCATTATCAGGGCAGCTGAAGGAAACACTGGAAGCCATCGCGCGGAAGACGGCGTTCCGTCCGCAGATTGGGCTCGTGCTAGGATCCGGCCTCGGCGGACTGACGAAGTCGGTTCGCGTCGAGACGGAGATCCCGTACGAAGACCTGCCGCACATGCCCAAGGCGACCGCGCCCGGCCATGAGGGCAAACTCGTGCTGGGCACGATCAGCCAGCAGCGCGTGGCCGTGCTCGCCGGACGGTTTCATCATTATGAAGGCTATCCCATGTCCCAGGTCGTGTATCCGGTGCAGCTCGTGCGCGCGCTGGGAGCTGAGACGCTAATGCTGACGAGCATCGTCGGCGGCATGAATCCCGCCATGCTGCCCGGCTCGCTCGTGATGCTTGATGATCACATCAATTTCATGGGGGCGAATCCGCTCTTAGGGCCGAATGATGAGACGATCGGCCCGCGGTTTCCCGATATGTCGCAGCCGTATGATCCGGCCCTCCAGCAGTTGGCCCGCCAGGTGGCGGCCGAGCAGAAGATTCCGCTGACAGACGGCGTGTATGCGGCGGTGGCCGGGCCGAATCTTGAGACGCGCGCTGAATACCGCATGCTGCGCGGGATGGGGGCGGATGTGGTGGGGATGTCGATGGTGCCCGAAGTGCTGGCCGCCCGGCATGGCGGCTTGCGTGTGCTGGCTGTGGTGGTCGTTTCCGACGCGTGCGATCCGGATCACCTGAAGCCCGCCAACATCGAG
The Candidatus Omnitrophota bacterium genome window above contains:
- a CDS encoding thioredoxin family protein, translating into MGKSLWVLASLLVVAPTTAVASAEAGTPAPDVRLMDSRGTARSLSEFHGKIVVLEWWNPDCPFVKRHYGGAMQRLQDTYTARGVIWLMINSSAPGKQGRLAPEAANTYAATHGVKATAMLLDPDGAAGRLYGAKTTPHMFIIDPQGTLAYAGAIDDHPAVDPSDPPPASNYVTQSLEALLAGRPIPVRTTTSYGCSVKY
- a CDS encoding purine-nucleoside phosphorylase codes for the protein MLDTTLALSGQLKETLEAIARKTAFRPQIGLVLGSGLGGLTKSVRVETEIPYEDLPHMPKATAPGHEGKLVLGTISQQRVAVLAGRFHHYEGYPMSQVVYPVQLVRALGAETLMLTSIVGGMNPAMLPGSLVMLDDHINFMGANPLLGPNDETIGPRFPDMSQPYDPALQQLARQVAAEQKIPLTDGVYAAVAGPNLETRAEYRMLRGMGADVVGMSMVPEVLAARHGGLRVLAVVVVSDACDPDHLKPANIEELLRIAAATEPKLTKLLQGVISRL